The Archocentrus centrarchus isolate MPI-CPG fArcCen1 chromosome 24, fArcCen1, whole genome shotgun sequence DNA segment ATGTCAAAGATGAAACACCTCTTCTGAGAGTTTGGGGTCATTTCTGCGTGATGGGGAATGAATTCTGGTCCATTAACTCTCCAACTCTCTCCTGGAGGGTTTGAACCACCTCTGCAAGGATAAACACATGCGTGTCGTCAAGGTCCTTGAGGATGAACTTCTTTCCCAATGCCATCGTTTCATCCAGATAGAGGAGAAACTGTTTCATGGCAGGATCACTGGTTCAAAAAGCGAGAGAAAACGTGTTAGAGTATTAGTAACTTCAAAACGGATTTCTGTTAAACTAAATCCATTGGTTTCTtgccagagctgcagcctcccTTACCATTCAACAAGGACCCCTTTGTGCACGTTGACCATGTTGACAGGTGCAGAGAAATGGGACGGTGGAGGTAGATCAAAGAGCCGAAAACCTGCAGCACAGTAAACAAACCGACAGCTGTAGGCCTCACATGGAAAAAGCTAAACTTAAGCGTAAACGCTTGTAAAGACACAAACCAGAGAGAGCAAAGTTACGCATGTTTTCCTTCACTTTAATAAGAGTTTTATCACAgttagaaaatgaaaacactttGCAAGCGTTTAAAGAAAATGTGGGTTAGTTCGTTGTTTTAGCCCCGGTTAGCATTTTGCAGCTAGCGTTAGCTCCAAATAACATTACCACGGGCGTGTTCTGCGACATACTACGATTCTCAAACGTCTAAAAGAGAAAACCTCGCATATACACATGTACATACCTGGCTACAGTTAAGCAAAGCGTTTACATAAAGCGGCAAACAGAGAGAGCTCCAGCTGTTTTATGCTAAGTTTTCACAGCACCGTGGGGTTTATGTAAGGTGTGCGCCAAGGGACAATCTTCTGCTCTCCAAAAGTCGCGTTAGCGTGTTTCAGAAATCTTTGGCTGTTCCTGTGCTGCTTTTCTCTGCTTGGCACAAGCTCCTTAAAACTGATATCCAGTCAGCCAATCACGTGGACGTAAGTCAATGCATTTGGGAATGTAGTCATGGTCAAGAGGACCTGCTGAATgtatcagaatgaggaagaaaggtgatttaagtgactttgaatacaGCATTGGAATCATGGAtggcatcatggatgtgcagctgacgcATTTGCAACAATTGTTTGATGCcatcatatcaatatggaccaaagtctctgaggaatgtttccagcagatTCCTTGTGGAGTCTGTCATGAAGAATTAACAGCTCTAAAGCCAGTACTGGCAAGGTGCACCTAATAAAGAAACTggttagtatatatatatagagatgCATTAACGACTCATAAACCcttaaaatgtatatatttattcagTTCATTGCTAGCATTCAGCACTGTTAGTGGCAGTGGGGCCCGCAAGCACACGGcgattaaaattaatttgctcAATTAGTCCCATTCAACTGAATCTGCAATCTGAACTAAGGTATTGATTCAGGTCCATTTGAGGT contains these protein-coding regions:
- the gtf2h5 gene encoding general transcription factor IIH subunit 5, which translates into the protein MVNVHKGVLVECDPAMKQFLLYLDETMALGKKFILKDLDDTHVFILAEVVQTLQERVGELMDQNSFPITQK